In Pseudomonadaceae bacterium SI-3, the sequence TGGACTCTGAGCTACGGCGAAGGATTCCGCGCTCCGACATTCTCCGATCTTTACGGACCGCCGTTATGGGGCCCAAATCCGGACCTCAAACCGGAGACCTCGAAGACCTATGAATTGCAATGGCGCACGGATATGGACGAGACCCAGCTGGAAGCCGCCCTTTATCGCACCGATGTCGAAGACATGATTGCCTGGGGTGGTACCCGGACGGAAAACGTCAGCCAGGCGCGGATCAACGGTTTCGAAGCCAGTGCGGCCCGTGAACTGTTGGGTTGGCAGGCGAGTGTCGGTATCAGCATCATCGACCCGCGCGACCGGGACAGCGGTCATATCCTGGCGCGCCGGGCAAAGCGTACGCTGAGCATCGACCTCGATCGCACCTTCGATACGCTTTCGGCTGGCGCCGGCTGGCACGTTTCCAGCGCCCGCTACGACAATCTCGCGAATACCCGCGAGCTGTCCGGCTATGGCGTTCTTGATCTGCGCGCTGGCTGGCAAAGCCATCCGGAGCTGCGTTGGGAGGCTAAGGTCAACAACCTGTTTGATCGAGAATACGCACTGGCCACTTATGATCGTCCCACCGAAACAAGCTGGGAGAATCTTGGCTATCGTGAAACCGGCCGCACGCTGCTGTTCGCCGTGACCTGGACGCCGACGCTCTAAGGCTGCGCGGGCGCCGCCTGCACCATCACCTCGCAGAGCTTCCGGATCGCCCCGAGCATCTGGAAGCTCGGTCGCTCGAGCCCCTTGTCGGGCACTTCCCACAGCTGTCCCTTACGCACCGCTTCCAACTGCGGCCAAGCATTCCATTCGGATAGCTGAGCACCGCTGCCAGCCAGGATAACGTCCGGGTTACGTGATAGCACGGACTCGACGCTGACCTGGGGCGCCGGCAGTTGCAGATCGGCGAATACGTTACGACCACCGCATACCTCAATGGCCTCACTGACGATCTGGCGTCCACCGAGCGTATACAGGGGGCGATTCCAAACCTGATAAAACACCGATAACGGCTGCTCTCGGTGGTATCGACGCCGAAGCTGCTCTAGGCCTAAGGAAAACTGACGTTGAAGTTCGCGCCCATGCTCGCCTCGGCCTATGCGCTGACCAACCCGTGCAAACTGCTCGGCCAGTTGTTCCAAGGATACAGGCTGTACGACGAGGACCGGGATGCCGAACTGCGTGAGCTGGTCGCGCTGCGCACGGCTGATGCTGTCCGGCCAGAGCAATACCAGCGTTGGCTGAAGGGCCAGCAGGCTTTCCATTTCCAGCTGACCCATTCGGCCCACTGAAGGTATCGCCTCCAGCGATGCAGGTCGCTCACCGCCGTCAAGCACGCCCACGAGTAGCGCCTTGGCATCCAGTTCCAGCATGATTTCGCTGAGCGAAGGGGCTAGGCTGACGACTCGCTCGGCAGCACCCAGCCAGGGCGATGCTGACAGTGCCAGCAACAGAGCCAGCACTCTGGTCATTGCAGTTGACGCGGCAGGCGGTAGAGCACCAGCAGCGCCAGGCTGCCACAGACCAGCAGCAACTGGGCAACCGGTTCAAGTCCGAGTGGCACGCCTATCGCCCCCAGCCACGCCGGCAACGCGGCGGTTCGCAAAGCCCGCAGCCGGACGCTACGCAGCCTCGACCAGGCCAATGCCTCAGCATCCGTGCCGAGATCCTTTTCAGTGGCGATCAAGGCGTGCTTATAGGCACTGAATCGGGGCAAATTGAGAAACAACAGGACAAGACCGCCAATGAACAGTGGCAACGCCAAATGCTCGCCGAAGCGGCCTGCCACCTGTGGAAACTGGCGGACAACGAGCACAGGCACAACGATGAGTAGCAGATAGAACCAGCCATCGAGCGACAGCTGGCGCCGGGCGGGAGCGCGATTCACGACTGCTCGGCTTCGCCCTGATGGATCTCGCCTAGCATGTGGCCAAGTTTTCCGGCCTTGGTGGCGAGGTATTTTTCGTTGTGCGGGTTGTGTGCGATTTCCAAAGGCATGCGCTGGGCGACGCGTATGCCGAAGCCTTGCAGGGCCTTCACCTTGCGCGGGTTGTTGGTCATCAGCTTGATTTCGGCGATGCCCAGGTGTTCGAGCATGGGGAGGCAGATCGCGTAGTCACGCATGTCCGGCGCAAAGCCGAGGCGCTCGTTGGCTTCCACCGTGTCAGCGCCAGCATCCTGAAGCTCGTAGGCGCGGATCTTGTTCAACAGACCAATGCCACGACCTTCCTGGCGTAGATACAGCAGCGCCCCACGGCCCTCTTCGGAGATCGCGCGCAGCGCAGCTTCGAGCTGAAAGCCACAATCGCAGCGTAGGCTGAACAGGGCATCACCGGTGAGGCACTCGGAATGCAGGCGGCCCAGAACAGGCTTGCCGTCCGCGACATCGCCCAGAGTCAGTACGACATGTTCCTTGCCAGTGTCCTGATCGAGAAAACCATGCATGGTGAACACACCGAACGGCGTCGGCAGTTTGGAAGCGGCGACGAACACGACTGACACCGGAGAGACTCCAGAAAGCGGAAAAGCGGATATTGTAACAGCAGTGCTGCAGCAAGCTGTATCGGAAGATCGGCAGCCAACGAAGCGATACCGCCAAGACTGCGTAGCGAAGGGCCAGGTCTAGATTTTGGATTCGAGCTTTAGTACGCCCTGATCCTCACGCCAGCTGACTCGACTGAGAAAGCTCATGCCAAGCAGGGCGTCCGTAGGTGAGCCGCCTTCCACCACGACGGCCTCGACCCCGAGCACGTCGATCGCGCCGACCTTCACACTGTTGAGGTTGACCCGCCAGGCCTTGGCCGTACCGCTTGCTGTGCCGACGACGATCTGCCGGCCATCAACCCGGTAATCGATTCCCAGGCGCCGCGCCTGAATCTCATTGATCGCTACCGACGTGGCGCCGGTGTCGACGAGAAACTGCACGGGTTGACCATTGATCGAGCCGGCGATCCAGTAGTGACCGCCTTGCCCCTGAGCGATGCTCAGCTGCCGGCGATCAGGCTCGGCAAACCCTGAGCTCAGTTCGCGAGAGAGACCATAGCTGCGCTCGACGCCCTCCACCCGCAGAACCGCGCTTTTCGAATCAGCGCTTATTACCTCTACACCGGCCGGCCCTACCTGACCGACCCGTACGAGCTTGCGCTGGCCGTCGACGTTCAACACAGCAGCGCCAGGAAACAGGCCGACCACCTGCACACGAGGTGCAGCTGTGACAGCCAGCGAGAGGAGCGACAGCGTGGAGACAAGCAGTAAAGAAACGAGGCGCATCAGTGGCGGCCTTTTGAAACAGGACAGGTCGCATTGTTTCACGAGCCCTTCCGGCATTGCAGCGATCCGACGCACAGCCCAAGCCTCCGAGACGATCAGCCTAACAAGCTCACCGCTATGTGCATCAAACCGCAAGCGGCAAATCCGGCGAGGATGTCATCAAGCATGATCCCCAGCCCACCATGGACCTGCCGATCTACCCAGCTGATCGGCCACGGTTTGAGGATATCCAGCAGACGGAACACGACGAACCCGAGCAGCAGCCAGTACCAGCCCGCAGGCACCAGCCAGAAGGTAATCCAGATGCCGGCAAACTCGTCCCAGACGATGCCTTCATGGTCGTGCACGCCCAGATCCTGGGCGACCTTGCCGCACAGCCAGATACCGAACAGCATGCTCGCCACGATGAGCGCGCCGTATCCCCAGCCCGGCAGCATCTGCCACAGCGGCACGAAGGCCAGCGCTACCAGAGAGCCCCAGGTGCCCGGCGCTTTCGGCAAGGTGCCGGAGCCGAAACCAAAGGCCAGGTTGTGCCATGGATTGCTCCACACCGAATGCGGGATCGGTTCGGCGGCAGGCTGCAGAGAATCGGTCAAACGGTTGTCCTCATTGTTAGTTCGAGCGTCGGCGGCTCAGCTGGTGAAGTGGTTGTAGCCTAGATGGCCGATGCCCACAGACCTCCCATCAGCATCAACCAACCGAACGCCCTCTCCCACCTCCACATGGCCAATGACGTGAACTGGCCACCCTTCGGACTGCATGGTCGGTAACGCATCGGCCGGCAAGGTAAACGCTAGGAGATAGTCGTCTCCTCCCCCCAAGGCGCATTGCAGGGCCTGCTCAGTCCCGGCGAAACGCACCAGCGAATCCGACAGCGGCACCCAGGCTTGCTCGATTACCAGCGAAACAGAGGATGCGGTGGCTATATGGTTGCAGTCGGCCAACAAGCCATCGGAGATATCCAACGCCGCGGTTGCCTTGCCACGCAACGCCTGGCCGAGCGCGAGCTGGGGTTGCGGCGACCAGTAGTGCCTTAGCAGCGCTGCCGCCTCGACGGTATCCGCCTCCCGCTCGCCAAGCACGATTGGTAAAGCCCCGGCTGCATCGCCGAGGGCTCCGCCAACACAGAGCAGATCACCGGGTTGCGCACCGCTGCGCAACAACGCCTCGCCTGCCGGCACGCGCCCAAATACCGTCAGCGTCATGCTCAGCGGGCCGCGCGTGGTGTCGCCGCCGATCAAACGCATGTCGCAGCCAGCCGCCATCGCGTCAAGGCCACGGGCAAATTCGGCCAGCCAATTGGAATCGACAGAGGGAAGCGTCAGCGCCAGCGTAAACCCGATGGGCGTGGCGCCCATGCCGGCGAGATCGCTGGTGGAAACGGCCAACGCGCGCTGACCGAGTGAGTATGGATCGCACGGATCGGGGAAGTGCACCCCAGCCGTCAGCGAGTCGGTAGAGACTGCCAACTGTTCGCCGGGCGGAACAGCGAGCAACGCACAGTCATCGCCAATCCCTAAAACGACATCGCCGCCAACCCTGGCACAAGCGGCGGCGGCGAAGTAGTGGCGGATCAGCTCGAACTCACCCATCAGGCAGATCAGGTTCAGCGCTTGTAAGCGCCGACCTCGGCACTGCGAAGGATCGGCGCCAGCTTGTCCAGCACACCATTGACGAACTTGTGCCCGTCAGTGGCGCCGAACACCTTGGCCAGCTCGATGCCTTCGTTGATCACCACCCGGTAGGGTACGTCGATACGATGCATCAGCTCGTAGGTGGACAGGCGCAGAACAGCCAGTTCAACGGGATCCAGCTCTTCAAGCGGACGATCCAGATGCGGCACGATGGCACCGTCGACTTCAGTCTTGGCACGCGCCACGCCGGTCAGCAGCTCATGGAAGTAGTTGCCATCGACGCCTGAGAAATCATTGTCGACGCGAAACTGCGCCTCGATTTCATTCAGGCTCTGACCTGCCATGTGCCACTGATACAGGGCCTGCATTCCCAGGCTGCGCGCGACACGGCGCGTCGCGATCTTGCCCTTGGCCTTGGGCTGCGGGGTGTCCTGACTGTCGTCGTGATTAAGGCTCACTTGGCCTCCAGCTGCGCCAGCAGACTCACCATTTCAAGCGCGGACAGTGCAGCTTCGGCGCCCTTGTTGCCGGCCTTGGTGCCGGAGCGCTCGATGGCCTGCTCGATGGAATCAACAGTCAGAACGCCGAACGCAACCGGCACACCGAACTCCATGGAAACCTGCGACAGGCCCTTGGTGCATTCGCCAGCCACGTATTCGAAATGCGGGGTACCACCACGGATGACCGCGCCGAGGGCGATGATCGCGTCGTACTCGCCCTGCTGGGCAACTTTCTGTGCGACCAGCGGAATCTCGAAGGCACCCGGCGCACGGATGATGGTAATGGCATCTTCGGCGATGCCGTGGCGCACCAGCGCATCGACGGCGCCGCTCACCAGGCTTTCGACGACGAAGCTGTTGAAGCGGCCAACAACCAGGGCGAACTTGCCCTGCGGGGCGATGAAGGTACCTTCGATGGTCTTCAGTGTCATAGGTGGTTTCTCATCTCTTTAAAGAACGAAGGCGCCGCGTTGCATCGCGGCGCCCTGACATCATTTATTCGGCAGGCAGGTATTCTACAACTTCCAGGTCGAAGCCGGATATCGCGTTGAACTTCATTGGCGAACTCATCAGGCGCATCTTGCGCACGCCAAGGTCGCGAAGAATCTGCGAACCAGCACCGACGGTGCTGTAGGTGGCCGGGCTTGGCGACTGCTGGCGGTTGAGCTGCGCCAGCAACTGCGTGCCGGTCAGCGGATTGCCCAGTAGCAGCACTACTCCACTACCGGCTTTGGCCACTTCGCTCATTGCCGCGCGCAGGCTCCAACGCCCCGGCACGGTGACCAGCAGCAGATCGCGCAGTGGCTCCATGTTGTGCACGCGAACCAGCGTGGCCTCTTCCGGGGAAATCTCACCGCGGGTCAGCGCCATGTGCACCGTGTCTTCCACGTCGTCACGGTAGGTGACCAGCTTGAACTGCCCCAGCTCGGTATCCAGCGGCTGCTCGGAGACGCGCTCGACGGTGCGCTCATGGATCATCCGGTAGTGGATCAGATCGGCGATGGTTCCGATCTTCAAACCGTGCTGTTCGGCGAAGACTTCGAGCTCTGGACGACGTGCCATGGTGCCGTCGTCGTTCATGATTTCGCAGATGACGCCGCTGGCCTCAAATCCAGCCATGCGCGCCAGATCGCAAGCCGCCTCGGTGTGACCAGCACGCGCCAGAACGCCGCCTGGCTGCGCCATCAGCGGGAAGATGTGCCCAGGGCTGACGATGTCTTCGGCTTTCGCACCGCGGGCTACGGCAGCCTGCACCGTCCGCGCACGGTCGGCGGCGGAAATGCCGGTGGTCACACCTTCGGCAGCTTCGATGGAGACGGTGAACTTGGTGCCAAAGCCGGAGCCATTACGCGGCGCCATCAGCGGCAGCTGCAGGGTTTCGCAGCGCTCGCGGGTCATTGGCATGCAAATCAGGCCACGGGCGAAACGGGCCATGAAGTTGATGTGCTCGGCGGTCACGCATTCGGAGGCGACGATGATGTCGCCCTCATTCTCACGGTCCTCGTCATCCATGAGGATGACCATCTTGCCGGCGCGGATGTCTTCGATCAGTTCTTCAGCAGTGTTCAGAGCCATGTGGCCAATCCTTACTTGTTCAGATAGCCGTGTTCGGCCAGGAAGCTTTCGGTCAGGCCCGAGGCATTCGGTTCAGCGGCCTTGTCGCCCATCAGCAGGCGCTCCAGATAGCGAGCCAAGAGGTCCACTTCCAGATTCACCTTCCGCCCGGGGCGGTAGTCGACCATGATGGTCTCGGCCAGGGTGTGCGGGACGATAGTCAGCTCGAACTCCGTACCGTTGACCGCATTGACCGTCAGGCTGGTGCCATCCACCGTGATCGAACCCTTGAGCGCGATGTACTTGGCCAACTCGCGGGGCGCGCGGATGCGGAACTGCACGGCGCGGGCGTTTTCCTCACGCGCCACCACCTCGCCCACGCCATCGACGTGCCCGCTGACCAGATGCCCGCCGAGACGGCTGGTCGGCATCAGCGCCTTCTCCAGATTCACGCGGCTACCAGGCTTGAGATCGACGAACGCGGTGCGTGCCAGCGTCTCGCGGCTGACATCGGCCCAGAAGCCGTTGCCCGGCAGCTCGACCGCGGTCAGGCAAACGCCGTTAACCGCGATGCTGTCGCCCAGCTTGACGTCCGCCAGATCCAGCTTGCCGGTCTCGACCAGCACGCGAACGTCGCCACCCTTCGGCGTCATGGCACCAATGGTCCCGATGGATTCGATTATTCCTGTGAACATACGGCCTCCCGTGGAAGGCTGTTGAAACGATGCATATGACGAACTCCTGTTTTGGATAAAACAGGGCGCTGCAGATCGATAGGGAGTGGACGCGCGCACGAAAGGCGCCCGTCGAGGCATCCCGCTCTCTCTCATCCGGACTATACCGTCGGCCCCGGAATCACACCGGGTCTGCTGACCTTGTCGGAGACAAGCGCTCGCGGGCTAAACGATCGTCAGCACGGCCAACCGCATCGTTATTACCGCCGGTGGGGAATCTCACCCCGCCCTGAGAACGTGGGCCGCTAAGGCCCGGCGCAGTTTTTACCACAGTTGCGCCGGTTCTGCAGCCGACAAACGACCGTTTGACCTCAAGCCCAGCCAGTAAAAATTCCAGACAAACAAGCGCAACTACCGCTGCGCTTGTTTGTCCATACGCATCGCAGCGGGCGATCGCGCATAGACGCCGCCAGCCGCACCCGATGCAACGCAAGACGATCAGGAAGGAACGTCACTCCAGCATTCTTCGTACCGACACGCCGAGCCAGGATCCGCTCGCACTATGCCGATCCTCCGCGCAGATCAGGACACGATCAGGACGAACGCTCCGAACCTTCACATGTGCCACGAGGGATTGGGTATGTCAGAGGTTACGGCTATGGAACCGTCGGCAGCGGCATACGCTGCCGAGATCGACCGCAAGGGCTACACGGTCATTGAGCACTACATTTCGCCCGAGCAACTTGAACTGGGCCGCGCCTTCATCAACCAGCAAGCGGCCAGCCATGACCACGAATATTTCGCCATTCATGGCATCGAGGCGTTGGGCGGCAGCCTGATCGCAGGGCTGGCGCTGTCGCAGCCGTTCAAGGAGACACTGACAGAACTCTATCGACTCCAGACGGGCCGGGAGCCGGCCGTAACGGAGCAGATCTTTCCCGTCATTCGCTGTCTCCAGGGGCGCAGCGGGCTCAAGCAATCGCACTTCTATCACTTCGACGCCACGGCGGTCACGGCACTACTGCCGTTGTATATCCCGACGGAAGGCGAGCACTGCGGCGACCTGATCATCTTTCCCAGTGTGCGGCGCATCCGCTTCAACGCCCTGCGCAACGTCATCGAAAAGGCCGTGCTGCATAATACCGCCAGCCAGAAGCTGGTCGCTTTTGCGGTGCGACGCGGCTGGCTCAAGCCGATTCGCCTGAAGCTGGAGCCGGGCAACCTCTACCTGTTCTCGGGTTACCGAAGCCTGCACGCGAATGATGAATGCGATCCCGCGTTGCTGCGCGCCACGGCGCTGTTTCACTTCGGCAATCCGCATCATGAAAGCCTGGTCTCACGGCACCTGCTGGGCACCAACAAGCGAAAAGCCAAGCTCGATCACAACGGGCTGAAGCCGGTGAACTAACCGCCCGACAAGCGTGATCTCAGCGACTAGGTTCACCTGCGGCACAGCAATCGCGAGCCCATCGCGTATGCTGTACGGCCCGGTGTTTGCCAACGAGATTTCACATTGACTGATCAAACGGTGACGTATTTCCTCGAGATGACCGCGCCTTCGCAGCTACGGGCCAAACCCGTCCCGCAGGACTTGCTGGTCAGCGAATGCGAGATCAAGCAGTTCCGGTTCAATCAGTTTCTCTACCGCCTGATCGGCGGCCCTTGGCAATGGACCGAGCGACTCGATCAGTCCGACGAAGCCTGGCAGCGGGAAATTGAAAGTCCCGATCTCCGCACCTGGGTGGCCTACCACCGCGGCGCCATCGCTGGCTATTACGAATTGCGCCGTAGCGCTGACGACGTCGAGATACTCTATTTCGGGCTGGAAAGCGGCTTCTTCGGCCGAGGATTTGGAGGCGGCTTGCTGAGCCATGCGATCACAAGTGCATGGGAATGGCCCGGGACGCGGCGCGTCTGGGTCCACACTTGTACCCTCGATCATCCAAGCGCGCTGCAGAACTACCAGGCTCGCGGATTCACGTTATATGACCAGCAAGTTGGCATCGAATAACGGCCGGATCGTGCGTTAGTTCGCCGGTACGGCGATGACTTTCCAGTCTTCGCCAACGGCCCGGATATCCTTTATCTGTAGCTCGCGTGCTTCGCTCATACGCTCTAGAGGCAGGTCAATCAGCGGTCGGGCCGACGACCCCAGGAACTTGGCCGCGACGAACAGCTGGTACTCGTCGATCAAACCCAATGCGGCAAAGGCGCCAGCCAGCCGCGGACCCGCCTCGAGCAGCACCTCGTTGGCGCCACGGTCTGCGAGCTCGCGTAGCAGACCCTGCAGGTCCACACGCCCCGCATCGCCTATCAACGTCAGAAAGCCGTGGCCCGCGGCCTGATAAACCGCGGCCTGATCAGCACGGGTATTTGCCACTAGCGCAGGGCCTGCCTGGAAGAACGGTGCGCCCAGCGGTACGCGCAGCTGCCCATCCACCAGCACCCGTAACGGTGGACGCTGCATGGCCAGCGAGGTCATTTCAGCATCGAGCCCTAGCTCTGACTCACGCACGGTCAGCCTGGCGTTATCCATGAGTACCGTATCGGCGCCAGTCAACACCACGCTCGATTGCGCACGCAGCCGCTGGACCTCGGCTCGGGCAGCGGGCCCGGTGATCCACTGGCTTTCG encodes:
- the ribB gene encoding 3,4-dihydroxy-2-butanone-4-phosphate synthase; this translates as MALNTAEELIEDIRAGKMVILMDDEDRENEGDIIVASECVTAEHINFMARFARGLICMPMTRERCETLQLPLMAPRNGSGFGTKFTVSIEAAEGVTTGISAADRARTVQAAVARGAKAEDIVSPGHIFPLMAQPGGVLARAGHTEAACDLARMAGFEASGVICEIMNDDGTMARRPELEVFAEQHGLKIGTIADLIHYRMIHERTVERVSEQPLDTELGQFKLVTYRDDVEDTVHMALTRGEISPEEATLVRVHNMEPLRDLLLVTVPGRWSLRAAMSEVAKAGSGVVLLLGNPLTGTQLLAQLNRQQSPSPATYSTVGAGSQILRDLGVRKMRLMSSPMKFNAISGFDLEVVEYLPAE
- a CDS encoding GNAT family N-acetyltransferase, with product MTAPSQLRAKPVPQDLLVSECEIKQFRFNQFLYRLIGGPWQWTERLDQSDEAWQREIESPDLRTWVAYHRGAIAGYYELRRSADDVEILYFGLESGFFGRGFGGGLLSHAITSAWEWPGTRRVWVHTCTLDHPSALQNYQARGFTLYDQQVGIE
- a CDS encoding riboflavin synthase, whose product is MFTGIIESIGTIGAMTPKGGDVRVLVETGKLDLADVKLGDSIAVNGVCLTAVELPGNGFWADVSRETLARTAFVDLKPGSRVNLEKALMPTSRLGGHLVSGHVDGVGEVVAREENARAVQFRIRAPRELAKYIALKGSITVDGTSLTVNAVNGTEFELTIVPHTLAETIMVDYRPGRKVNLEVDLLARYLERLLMGDKAAEPNASGLTESFLAEHGYLNK
- a CDS encoding TIGR02281 family clan AA aspartic protease, which gives rise to MRLVSLLLVSTLSLLSLAVTAAPRVQVVGLFPGAAVLNVDGQRKLVRVGQVGPAGVEVISADSKSAVLRVEGVERSYGLSRELSSGFAEPDRRQLSIAQGQGGHYWIAGSINGQPVQFLVDTGATSVAINEIQARRLGIDYRVDGRQIVVGTASGTAKAWRVNLNSVKVGAIDVLGVEAVVVEGGSPTDALLGMSFLSRVSWREDQGVLKLESKI
- the ribD gene encoding bifunctional diaminohydroxyphosphoribosylaminopyrimidine deaminase/5-amino-6-(5-phosphoribosylamino)uracil reductase RibD, with the protein product MSTKDHAWMALALQLARKGLYSTHPNPRVGCVIVKDGELIGEGWHERAGEPHAEVHALRQAGDRARGATAYVTLEPCSHHGRTPPCAEALVNAGVGRVVAAMQDPNPQVAGRGLERLRSAGIEVASGVLEADARALNVGFIKRMETGLPYLRAKLAMSLDGRTAMASGESQWITGPAARAEVQRLRAQSSVVLTGADTVLMDNARLTVRESELGLDAEMTSLAMQRPPLRVLVDGQLRVPLGAPFFQAGPALVANTRADQAAVYQAAGHGFLTLIGDAGRVDLQGLLRELADRGANEVLLEAGPRLAGAFAALGLIDEYQLFVAAKFLGSSARPLIDLPLERMSEARELQIKDIRAVGEDWKVIAVPAN
- a CDS encoding 6,7-dimethyl-8-ribityllumazine synthase, producing MTLKTIEGTFIAPQGKFALVVGRFNSFVVESLVSGAVDALVRHGIAEDAITIIRAPGAFEIPLVAQKVAQQGEYDAIIALGAVIRGGTPHFEYVAGECTKGLSQVSMEFGVPVAFGVLTVDSIEQAIERSGTKAGNKGAEAALSALEMVSLLAQLEAK
- a CDS encoding cobalamin-binding protein, which produces MTRVLALLLALSASPWLGAAERVVSLAPSLSEIMLELDAKALLVGVLDGGERPASLEAIPSVGRMGQLEMESLLALQPTLVLLWPDSISRAQRDQLTQFGIPVLVVQPVSLEQLAEQFARVGQRIGRGEHGRELQRQFSLGLEQLRRRYHREQPLSVFYQVWNRPLYTLGGRQIVSEAIEVCGGRNVFADLQLPAPQVSVESVLSRNPDVILAGSGAQLSEWNAWPQLEAVRKGQLWEVPDKGLERPSFQMLGAIRKLCEVMVQAAPAQP
- a CDS encoding transcription antitermination factor NusB, giving the protein MSLNHDDSQDTPQPKAKGKIATRRVARSLGMQALYQWHMAGQSLNEIEAQFRVDNDFSGVDGNYFHELLTGVARAKTEVDGAIVPHLDRPLEELDPVELAVLRLSTYELMHRIDVPYRVVINEGIELAKVFGATDGHKFVNGVLDKLAPILRSAEVGAYKR
- a CDS encoding phosphatidylglycerophosphatase A; the encoded protein is MTDSLQPAAEPIPHSVWSNPWHNLAFGFGSGTLPKAPGTWGSLVALAFVPLWQMLPGWGYGALIVASMLFGIWLCGKVAQDLGVHDHEGIVWDEFAGIWITFWLVPAGWYWLLLGFVVFRLLDILKPWPISWVDRQVHGGLGIMLDDILAGFAACGLMHIAVSLLG
- the ribA gene encoding GTP cyclohydrolase II; the encoded protein is MSVVFVAASKLPTPFGVFTMHGFLDQDTGKEHVVLTLGDVADGKPVLGRLHSECLTGDALFSLRCDCGFQLEAALRAISEEGRGALLYLRQEGRGIGLLNKIRAYELQDAGADTVEANERLGFAPDMRDYAICLPMLEHLGIAEIKLMTNNPRKVKALQGFGIRVAQRMPLEIAHNPHNEKYLATKAGKLGHMLGEIHQGEAEQS
- the thiL gene encoding thiamine-phosphate kinase codes for the protein MMGEFELIRHYFAAAACARVGGDVVLGIGDDCALLAVPPGEQLAVSTDSLTAGVHFPDPCDPYSLGQRALAVSTSDLAGMGATPIGFTLALTLPSVDSNWLAEFARGLDAMAAGCDMRLIGGDTTRGPLSMTLTVFGRVPAGEALLRSGAQPGDLLCVGGALGDAAGALPIVLGEREADTVEAAALLRHYWSPQPQLALGQALRGKATAALDISDGLLADCNHIATASSVSLVIEQAWVPLSDSLVRFAGTEQALQCALGGGDDYLLAFTLPADALPTMQSEGWPVHVIGHVEVGEGVRLVDADGRSVGIGHLGYNHFTS